In the genome of Arabidopsis thaliana chromosome 4, partial sequence, the window AATTCCttaaattttcttgttttgttttatgccTATCATCTTAAACCTATATATAACACCACACATAacatttctctcttcattCATCAAACACAATCACAAATCTCCTGAGAGATATTAAGAAACCAACATAACCAAAAAACCTATCAATAATGGCTTCATTGCAGGTATCAAGATTAGTTCtttcgtcatcttcttctagtACAAGACCTAAAGCAGCAGTTTCAATCCCGAAGCTACCGAAATTTCACGTCTCGGTTCCGAAAATACCGACTTTATCGGTTAAAGAACCGAGCTTTGAGTTTGTAGAAAGTCTTCCTCTTTCgttgaaacaaaagagaggTTCTGATTCTATCCAAAGAACTCGTCTCAATGCGGTTCTTGAAGAAGTTATGGATAGGATTGAGATGCACAAGAACATCGGAGATCAACGTAACAATTGGAACTCTTTACTGCTCAATTCTGTCAACATGATTACTCTCACTGCCGCTTTGATGGCCGGAATAGCCTCGGTTAACGGTCACGGTGTAGATTCTGTAACCGCTGTGAAGATAGCTTCAACGGTGTTGTTAACATCTGCGACGGGTTTTGCTGCCTTGATGAGCAAGATTCAACCTTCGCAGCTAGCTGAAGAACAGAGGAACGCGACGAGGCTGTTCAAGAAGCTGAGAGTCGAAATCGAAATGTTTCTGAGAGAAAACGaggagatcgaagaagaagatgttaagGAAGTGATAAAGAGAGTGTTGTCTCTAGATAAAGCTTATCCTCTTCCTCTGATCGGAACAATGCTCGAGAAGTTTCCGGAAGAGTTTAAACCGGCGACTTGGTGGCCTGAAAACAAggagaaaaaccctaaaactagTCTTGCGAATGGATGGAGTCAAGAGCTTGAGGCGGAGATGAGAGAAGTTGCTCATGTGGTGAAGAGCAGAGACGCAGAAGAGTATGAGAAATTAGGTCACGTGGCGTTGAAGCTAAACCGGTTCTTGGCTATCTCTGGACCAGTTTTAACCGGAGTTTCTGCTGTAAGCTCTGTCTTTATCGGTCAAGATTCCGGTTTAGCTGGAATCGTGGCGATGACTTGTGCTTCTTTGGCTGCGGTTGTCAACACTTTAGAGCATGGTGGTCAAGTGGGAATGGTGTTTGAGATGTATAGAAACTCAGCtggattcttctctctatTAGAAGAAACTATGAAATCgacggagaagagagagaacgGACAAGTGTTTGAGACAAGAGTTGCGGTGAAGCTAGGGAGAAGCTTATCAGAACTGAGAGATCTCGCGAAAAGATCGAATCTCTCTCAGGTTAAGGCCAAAGAATTCGCTAGCAAGcttttctagtttttcttAGAGAGAACattcttcattcttttcttttttttgtatagatGAATTTGTTCATTCATTCTTTGTTACCGACATATTATATTAGCAAATTTGATTTACTTTTACAAAGAAATTTGTCTTTTGATCGAAATTTTAAACTAGAGTTTGAATGAAACATGAATCTTTGTCCTGATCTTGAGCATTTTAATGAACCGAAATGATACGACCGATtcaaaacagaaatgaaattattCAACGAATTTGACCCAATCTAAAATTAAACCGATTAGGGTAAAGAAAGTTCACTAAAAAAACGGACTCAAtcgaatttttaatttaatttattaaaccaaatattttttaatataacatATCCTCAAAAAGAGTTTATATTTCACTAAAGAAAGTTTACTAAAGATGAAAttaaagaatttaaaataattatttactcAACTAAATTCGGGTATAATTCGGTGACAATGTTTCCATACCAaagtaaccaaaataaacCTAATTATCCGAATATCCACCccaaattacatattttttgtatcttaCTCTATCcataatcttttaaattttggtaatttcGAACCTGCGACTTAACATCTGTTATTGGGTTCTACGGAAGTCGTTACCGGTTAACGGTAAAATATAAATCGTGGTTTTTTAGACcacttttttttgcttttctaatTTCACTTAATTTTGTTAACGCCGTTAACGATTTCCGTAACGCCCAATAACAGATGTTAAGTCGCAAATTCgaaattaccaaaatttaaaagaccATGGATttaaaagacaacaaaaaataatttagctatttttattccaattttaaaattacaggTATTAAACggccaaataaaaaataaaccgCGGTTTTTAGGCTTTTCCTTTTAATATGTATTCTCAAAAAGAATTTATACTAAAGATgaaatttaaagaatttaaaataattatttactcAACTAAATTCGGGTATAATTCGGTGACAATGTGTCCATAaagtaaccaaaataaacCGAATTATCCGAATACCCACCCCAAGTTACATGTTTCTTGTATCGTACTCTAGTTTCTCTAGCACCAATGCAGATGAGGTCAGAAAATAATGGAATATTCACCGAGGATACAAGACTGTAATCGAGACCTCATCCACTGAAAACGGATCTTTGTCTTTACGCTCACTCATGGACCTATTTTCAGGTTTCACCGAGAGAGGCAGAGTGACGAAAGCAGCTTCTGTAGGTTTAGGTATTGTAAAAGTACCGTCTCTTGCAAGCCAAGTTATTACAGAGTTCATGGTTGGTCTCTTTGCTGCATTCTCTTGAACACACAACAAACCAATCTGAATCAACTTTATGATCTCGTTTCTTGGATTCTCGTTTAAGTAAGGATCGATTATACTCTCAAGCTCTCCTTCTATCCATCTCTTCCATGCcttatatcaaaagaaaacattcttTATAAGTCAAGTGATATAAATTTCGTgtaaacaattatatttttttctttagtatgtttaaaataataacaaattattgtgcaaaataagtaaatatatacCCACTTTTTTGCATTATGAATTATTTACTTGTAATTTTATGCAAAAATGCAAATCTTGGGTTTTTGCGTTTTCTAATACAATTATGCAAATTTTCTTGATTGACAAATTTCCTGCTTAACCGCATTAGAAAACGTCATTATGCCATTATGCGTGTTACCAATCAAAGCCTAAAAGTgagaagataaataaaatgtgatcaagattcaagaagctTACAAAAGCAGGAAGTCCTTCTGTTTCaaagttcttatttttttcaccaCTTATCATCTCCAAAAGCATAACACCGAAGCTATAAACATCAGATTTAGCTGAGAATTGTCCATGTCTCACGTACTCCGGAGCCATATATCCGCTGCATgaacaaaaatcacattagTATCCATGTCTAAAGCAGAGCATTTATGTGTGAAATAGAGCAGACTTACTAGGTTCCAACTACTCTGCTTGTCTCTCCTCGAGTCTCATCCATGTTAAACAACCTCGCCATCCCAAAGTCTGCAACTTTAGGGTTCATCTCCGCGTCTAAAAGGATATTGCTTGCCTTCAAATCTCTGTGAATAATCCTCAACTGAGAATCTTCATGGAGATAAAGAAGTCCTCTTGCAACTCCTTCTATGATTCTGTACCTCACATCCCATGTAAGAAGCCAACGTTTGTCTTCGTCTACATATTTTGAAAGAACTCTTTAGTCTGATTAACAAGTTTTGTGTACATTGGTCATGTAAAGGCTTACCAAAGATAAAGTGATCAAGACTTGAATTAGGGACATGCTCGTAGACAAGAATCTCTTCATTTCCTTCATTACAGAATCCAAGAAGCTTAACTAGATTCCTATGTTGGAGTCTTGTCAAGAGTAAGACTTCATTCTTAAACTCTAGTTCTCCTTGTCCTGAGCCTCCAGCTAATCTCTTTACCGCTATCTCTTGCCCGCTCGGTAATATCCCCTGAGACCGGTATAAGATCACTGACCAAAATCTAAAGATTTTGATAACACTTTACAAGGTTTGATGAAATTTCTTACCTTGTAGACAGATCCAAACCCACCTTGTCCAAGCTTATTTTCAAGGGAGAACTCATTGGTTGCAATTAAGATCATGCCAAGATCAAATCTTAACGTAGCTTGACCATCAGAATCAGAATTCTCTGCACAtattttgaagcttttttcattcaaaacaaCACTCCATAACTTTCCAAATGTTTACTCAAAATTCTTGATACTCACTATTGATTTCAGTATAAATCCTCCTCCGCATCCGGCGATAAGCAAGCACGAAAGCGACAAACACGGCAAGATTTATGCCCGTAGGGAAAACAACAACCACAACGCTCCATGGTTGAAACATTCTTCCTGAAGAAAAGGTTAATGTCAAGTCAATTCAAGATTTCATCAAGAAAATCAATTCTAGTACCTTTCTTGACCCGATAATCTTGTCGAGTTTGAGGAGATCGAGGAGGCGCGGGAACTCTCTCTAGGTTATCGAAAGCTCCTGCGAATCTGTAATCATCCCATCGGAAATAACAACTAGGACGGGCAACTGTTCCTCCAACTCTGTCCCAGTTATGTTCTTGATTATACCTAACATTTT includes:
- a CDS encoding F-box protein with a domain protein (unknown protein; LOCATED IN: chloroplast; EXPRESSED IN: flower, pollen tube; EXPRESSED DURING: petal differentiation and expansion stage; BEST Arabidopsis thaliana protein match is: F-box family protein with a domain of unknown function (DUF295) (TAIR:AT4G22030.1); Has 78 Blast hits to 78 proteins in 10 species: Archae - 0; Bacteria - 0; Metazoa - 0; Fungi - 0; Plants - 78; Viruses - 0; Other Eukaryotes - 0 (source: NCBI BLink).), encoding MASLQVSRLVLSSSSSSTRPKAAVSIPKLPKFHVSVPKIPTLSVKEPSFEFVESLPLSLKQKRGSDSIQRTRLNAVLEEVMDRIEMHKNIGDQRNNWNSLLLNSVNMITLTAALMAGIASVNGHGVDSVTAVKIASTVLLTSATGFAALMSKIQPSQLAEEQRNATRLFKKLRVEIEMFLRENEEIEEEDVKEVIKRVLSLDKAYPLPLIGTMLEKFPEEFKPATWWPENKEKNPKTSLANGWSQELEAEMREVAHVVKSRDAEEYEKLGHVALKLNRFLAISGPVLTGVSAVSSVFIGQDSGLAGIVAMTCASLAAVVNTLEHGGQVGMVFEMYRNSAGFFSLLEETMKSTEKRENGQVFETRVAVKLGRSLSELRDLAKRSNLSQVKAKEFASKLF
- the CRK36 gene encoding cysteine-rich RLK (RECEPTOR-like protein kinase) 36 (cysteine-rich RLK (RECEPTOR-like protein kinase) 36 (CRK36); FUNCTIONS IN: kinase activity; INVOLVED IN: protein amino acid phosphorylation; LOCATED IN: endomembrane system; EXPRESSED IN: 7 plant structures; EXPRESSED DURING: 7 growth stages; CONTAINS InterPro DOMAIN/s: Protein kinase, ATP binding site (InterPro:IPR017441), Protein kinase, catalytic domain (InterPro:IPR000719), Protein of unknown function DUF26 (InterPro:IPR002902), Serine/threonine-protein kinase-like domain (InterPro:IPR017442), Protein kinase-like domain (InterPro:IPR011009), Serine/threonine-protein kinase, active site (InterPro:IPR008271); BEST Arabidopsis thaliana protein match is: cysteine-rich RLK (RECEPTOR-like protein kinase) 39 (TAIR:AT4G04540.1); Has 123564 Blast hits to 122127 proteins in 4520 species: Archae - 104; Bacteria - 13895; Metazoa - 45509; Fungi - 10631; Plants - 34606; Viruses - 448; Other Eukaryotes - 18371 (source: NCBI BLink).) — protein: MERSNLFHIPCFLLLFLLFNINGVHTTFVCGDEDFSPNTSYVENLESLLPSLASNVIRERGFYNVSLDGVYALALCRKHYEVQACRRCVDRASRTLLTQCRGKTEAYHWDSENDANVSCLVRYSNIHRFGKLKLEPIGNVPHSSLDPSSNLTRISQEFAARANRTVEVASTADESSVLKYYGVSSAEFTDTPEVNMLMQCTPDLSSSDCNHCLRENVRYNQEHNWDRVGGTVARPSCYFRWDDYRFAGAFDNLERVPAPPRSPQTRQDYRVKKGRMFQPWSVVVVVFPTGINLAVFVAFVLAYRRMRRRIYTEINKNSDSDGQATLRFDLGMILIATNEFSLENKLGQGGFGSVYKGILPSGQEIAVKRLAGGSGQGELEFKNEVLLLTRLQHRNLVKLLGFCNEGNEEILVYEHVPNSSLDHFIFDEDKRWLLTWDVRYRIIEGVARGLLYLHEDSQLRIIHRDLKASNILLDAEMNPKVADFGMARLFNMDETRGETSRVVGTYGYMAPEYVRHGQFSAKSDVYSFGVMLLEMISGEKNKNFETEGLPAFAWKRWIEGELESIIDPYLNENPRNEIIKLIQIGLLCVQENAAKRPTMNSVITWLARDGTFTIPKPTEAAFVTLPLSVKPENRSMSERKDKDPFSVDEVSITVLYPR